The proteins below come from a single Plantactinospora sp. KBS50 genomic window:
- a CDS encoding ABC transporter substrate-binding protein yields the protein MPTENPFSKSVPQHLLDRRSFLRIGGGVAVAAVGASALAACGDDETSASSQSERIVIAHSQGVPTLDPDLTAADVPHSVIMEVCEPLLDYDPDGREIVPWLAESWSFLDDTTLELKLRSGVTFSNGEPFDSAAVKYTFERTADPATKSVNAAFGNVTSVEAPDASTVRLVLKQPDALLTQLLTVYPMLAPKHTAEVGAGLATNLVGTGPYKLKTVSTGYEVLLERNDSYWGTKPAYREVSYRTIESPETQLSALTSGQIHIAADLLPQQAKTIDANPSVNVLSKAKMLMAYIALDAKGRTEPDGPMRNKLVRQAINHAVDLDSIVENILLGYGTRIGAVAHPAQFGFDEAIKPYPYDPDRARDLLRQAGYPDGFEARMISQTAGIVAQADAAQAIQRDLEKVGIKVSLQTMTDPTAVGQVVRGGKAGPMFQFGNAARGIFDVGAGLSSFQSDNAFSYFANDDFMSLYTEQGRTTDPERRKQLLSQLQELMHEEAPVLFQWAVHAIWAVSKDVNWPGYPGRFNRLYTAKPA from the coding sequence ATGCCTACCGAGAACCCCTTTTCGAAGTCCGTCCCGCAACATCTGCTGGACCGCCGCTCCTTCCTGCGCATCGGTGGAGGCGTCGCGGTCGCGGCGGTGGGCGCCTCGGCGCTTGCCGCGTGTGGCGACGACGAGACGTCCGCGAGCTCCCAGAGCGAGCGCATCGTCATCGCCCACAGCCAGGGCGTGCCCACGCTCGACCCCGACCTGACCGCCGCCGACGTGCCTCATTCGGTGATCATGGAGGTTTGCGAGCCGCTGCTGGACTACGACCCGGACGGCCGGGAGATCGTCCCGTGGCTGGCCGAGTCGTGGAGCTTCCTCGACGACACGACGCTGGAGCTGAAGTTGCGCAGCGGCGTGACGTTCTCCAACGGGGAGCCCTTCGACTCCGCCGCGGTGAAGTACACCTTCGAGCGCACCGCCGACCCCGCGACCAAGAGCGTCAACGCGGCCTTCGGCAACGTCACCTCGGTCGAGGCCCCGGACGCGAGCACCGTGCGGTTGGTGCTCAAGCAGCCCGACGCGCTGCTGACGCAGTTGCTGACCGTCTACCCGATGCTCGCACCCAAACACACCGCGGAGGTGGGCGCGGGACTGGCCACCAACCTGGTCGGCACCGGGCCGTACAAGCTGAAGACCGTGAGCACCGGCTACGAGGTGCTGCTGGAGCGCAACGACTCCTACTGGGGCACGAAGCCCGCCTACCGCGAGGTCAGCTACCGGACCATCGAGTCGCCTGAGACCCAGTTGTCGGCGTTGACCTCGGGCCAGATCCACATCGCGGCCGACCTGCTGCCCCAGCAGGCCAAGACGATCGACGCGAACCCCTCGGTCAACGTGCTCTCGAAGGCGAAGATGCTCATGGCCTACATCGCACTCGACGCCAAGGGCCGCACCGAGCCCGATGGGCCGATGCGCAACAAGCTGGTCCGGCAGGCGATCAACCATGCCGTGGATCTGGACTCGATCGTGGAGAACATCCTGCTCGGCTACGGCACGCGCATCGGTGCGGTGGCGCATCCGGCGCAGTTCGGCTTCGACGAGGCGATCAAGCCCTACCCGTACGACCCGGACCGGGCCAGGGATCTGCTGCGGCAGGCCGGGTATCCGGATGGGTTCGAGGCTCGGATGATCAGCCAGACCGCGGGGATCGTGGCGCAGGCTGACGCGGCTCAGGCCATCCAGCGGGACCTGGAAAAGGTCGGCATCAAGGTGAGCCTGCAGACCATGACCGATCCGACGGCTGTCGGCCAGGTCGTACGCGGTGGCAAGGCCGGGCCGATGTTCCAGTTCGGCAACGCCGCCCGGGGCATCTTCGACGTGGGCGCGGGCCTGTCGTCGTTCCAGAGCGACAACGCGTTCTCCTACTTCGCCAACGACGATTTCATGAGCCTCTACACCGAGCAGGGCCGGACCACCGACCCGGAACGGCGCAAGCAACTGCTGTCGCAGCTGCAGGAGCTGATGCACGAGGAGGCTCCGGTGCTCTTCCAGTGGGCGGTGCACGCGATCTGGGCGGTGTCCAAGGACGTCAACTGGCCGGGTTACCCGGGACGGTTCAACCGCCTCTACACCGCGAAGCCCGCGTAG
- a CDS encoding carbon-nitrogen hydrolase family protein: MIETLVAELAQFEPGRVDGNLDLIIERLGADGDGSPRLLVFPELALSGFPVHDRVPAERVGDSPRLARIERAAVAGGAHAVVGFAEAGPDGTVFNSAAVFGPRGLLAVVRKRHLPGLEARWFAAGGPPAVINTELGVLGVAICYDAWFPEYVKAQAVQGAEIIVNINSIWAGGSAGGIGDSAAKRRYWRVLPVARALDCQTYLLACNGCGRHDFGAPTGRWRRMGGSRIVDPAGAVLATAASGPATVTAVLTAAELDRARKSIHLLADSEPAGPGAATRRDERHDDSAAHA, translated from the coding sequence GTGATCGAAACGCTGGTCGCTGAGCTGGCCCAGTTCGAGCCGGGCCGGGTGGACGGCAACCTGGACCTGATCATCGAGCGGCTGGGTGCCGACGGGGACGGGTCGCCGCGTCTGCTGGTCTTTCCCGAACTGGCCCTCTCCGGGTTTCCCGTGCACGACCGGGTTCCGGCAGAGCGGGTCGGGGACAGCCCCCGCCTGGCCCGGATCGAACGGGCGGCCGTGGCCGGCGGAGCGCACGCCGTTGTGGGCTTCGCCGAGGCGGGACCGGACGGGACCGTCTTCAACAGCGCCGCCGTGTTCGGCCCCCGGGGGCTGCTCGCCGTGGTCCGCAAGCGGCACCTGCCGGGTCTGGAGGCGCGTTGGTTCGCCGCCGGCGGTCCGCCCGCAGTGATCAACACCGAGCTGGGCGTGCTGGGCGTGGCGATCTGTTATGACGCCTGGTTTCCCGAGTACGTCAAGGCACAGGCGGTCCAGGGGGCCGAGATCATCGTCAACATCAATTCGATCTGGGCCGGGGGCAGCGCCGGCGGTATCGGTGACTCGGCGGCCAAGCGCCGGTACTGGCGGGTGCTGCCGGTCGCGCGGGCCCTGGACTGTCAGACCTACCTGCTGGCCTGCAACGGATGCGGGCGGCACGACTTCGGGGCGCCCACCGGTCGGTGGCGGCGGATGGGCGGCAGCCGCATCGTCGATCCCGCCGGTGCGGTGCTGGCCACGGCCGCCAGCGGACCGGCGACGGTCACCGCCGTGCTCACGGCGGCCGAGCTGGACCGGGCCAGGAAGTCCATCCACCTGCTCGCCGACTCCGAGCCGGCAGGGCCTGGTGCCGCAACCAGAAGGGACGAGAGACATGACGACTCCGCAGCTCACGCCTGA
- a CDS encoding amidohydrolase family protein, with protein MKIVNARLLDLDADRATGPVTVEVGDGVIGAVREGVEAAAAGDIDAGGGFVLPGLINSHEHLSLKGRLLDPNGDQYYDVYRAPAERQLLQSGRSLLTSLGRGITTVRDAGAAWSVNIQVRNAVRDGVLPGPRVYTCGQVLSIPFEGEKVQVAGMTVDAQGVDGVTNTVADLTKQGVDFIKMKGHRRDFSDPRRNNYFSSEEIVTAGAEAHRQGLKFALHAWHCHVVEPALQAGVVDSIEHGNPLHEQPELIEKMAADGVIFVPNIVSWAPRPEARWSRYPDMAGIALERVWDSVRLAIQAGVTLAAGTDLHNDHLHTELAAYVELGLTPAQALKTVTANGAKLLGLESELGTIEPGKLADLVLLDGDPRADLALLAKPRVVVSRGVAFDAVQLRRLVGDE; from the coding sequence ATGAAGATCGTCAATGCTCGCCTGCTCGATCTGGATGCGGACAGGGCCACCGGTCCGGTGACCGTCGAGGTCGGCGACGGGGTGATCGGTGCGGTCCGGGAGGGCGTCGAGGCCGCTGCGGCGGGAGACATCGATGCCGGCGGCGGGTTCGTGCTGCCCGGCCTGATCAACAGCCACGAACACCTCAGCCTGAAAGGACGGCTGCTCGATCCGAACGGCGATCAGTACTACGACGTCTACCGGGCACCGGCCGAGCGGCAACTGCTGCAGAGCGGCCGAAGCCTGCTGACCTCGCTGGGCCGCGGCATCACCACGGTTCGCGACGCCGGGGCGGCCTGGTCGGTGAACATCCAGGTTCGCAACGCGGTCCGCGACGGGGTGCTGCCCGGTCCCCGGGTCTACACCTGTGGGCAGGTGCTGTCCATCCCGTTCGAGGGCGAGAAGGTCCAGGTGGCCGGGATGACGGTGGACGCACAGGGCGTCGACGGCGTCACCAACACCGTCGCCGACCTGACCAAGCAGGGCGTGGACTTCATCAAGATGAAGGGGCACCGACGGGACTTCTCCGACCCCCGGCGGAACAACTACTTCTCGTCCGAGGAGATCGTCACGGCCGGCGCGGAGGCACACCGGCAGGGGCTGAAGTTCGCTCTGCACGCCTGGCACTGCCATGTGGTCGAGCCGGCACTGCAGGCGGGCGTCGTGGACTCGATCGAACACGGCAACCCGCTGCACGAGCAGCCGGAGCTGATCGAGAAGATGGCCGCCGACGGGGTGATCTTCGTACCCAACATCGTCAGCTGGGCTCCCCGGCCAGAGGCACGCTGGTCCCGGTACCCGGACATGGCCGGCATCGCGCTCGAACGGGTCTGGGACAGCGTCCGGCTGGCCATCCAGGCGGGGGTGACCCTGGCCGCCGGCACCGACCTGCACAACGACCACCTGCACACCGAACTCGCCGCATACGTCGAACTCGGCCTGACGCCGGCCCAGGCGCTCAAGACCGTCACCGCCAACGGCGCGAAGCTGCTGGGGCTGGAGTCGGAACTGGGCACGATCGAGCCGGGCAAGCTGGCCGACCTGGTGCTCCTGGACGGCGACCCGCGGGCGGATCTCGCCCTGCTGGCCAAGCCCCGGGTGGTCGTCTCTCGCGGGGTGGCGTTCGACGCCGTTCAGCTGCGCCGGCTGGTGGGCGACGAGTAG
- a CDS encoding ATP-binding cassette domain-containing protein — protein sequence MTADAVLSVEALVVEFRRRGRRSEPLRALSEVSLEVRPEETLALVGESGSGKTTLGRVLVGLQKPTGGKVRLHGAELGPVLRREFRRTRRKLQIIFQDPNGSLTPWQKIGDAIAEPLLVHGLVPDRRAAWDRVASLLDLVGLRPEHASRYPREFSGGQRQRIAIARALALEPEILVCDEITSGLDASVQARVINLLSDLRRQRRISYVFITHDLHVARTVSDRIAVMAGGRIVELGDAAEVFDRPQHPYTRRLLAAQPTLPAGNVMKGNKT from the coding sequence GTGACGGCCGATGCGGTACTGAGCGTGGAGGCGCTGGTCGTCGAATTCCGTCGGCGTGGCCGCCGGTCCGAGCCGCTGCGGGCTCTGTCCGAGGTCAGCCTGGAGGTCCGACCCGAGGAGACGCTCGCGCTGGTGGGCGAGTCGGGGTCGGGCAAGACCACGCTGGGTCGCGTTCTGGTCGGGCTGCAGAAACCCACCGGGGGAAAGGTCCGGCTGCACGGCGCCGAACTGGGGCCGGTGCTGCGCCGTGAATTTCGGCGTACCCGCAGGAAGCTTCAGATCATCTTTCAGGACCCGAACGGCTCGTTGACCCCGTGGCAGAAGATCGGGGACGCGATCGCGGAACCGCTGCTGGTGCACGGTCTGGTCCCGGACCGCCGAGCGGCCTGGGACCGGGTGGCGAGCCTGCTCGACCTGGTCGGGTTGCGCCCGGAACACGCGTCGCGCTACCCGCGGGAGTTCTCCGGCGGTCAGCGTCAGCGCATCGCGATCGCGCGGGCGCTGGCGCTGGAGCCCGAGATCCTGGTCTGCGACGAGATCACCTCGGGCCTGGACGCATCGGTCCAGGCCCGGGTGATCAACCTGTTGTCCGATCTGCGCCGCCAGCGGCGGATCAGCTATGTGTTCATCACCCACGATCTGCACGTCGCGCGCACGGTGAGCGACCGCATCGCGGTCATGGCCGGTGGCCGGATCGTGGAGTTGGGCGATGCCGCCGAGGTATTCGACCGTCCGCAACATCCCTACACGCGTCGCTTGCTCGCGGCGCAGCCCACCCTGCCTGCCGGCAATGTCATGAAGGGAAACAAAACATGA
- a CDS encoding dihydroorotase family protein, which yields MLPGIIDAHNHPYYADDIEAFSVAAAAGGVTTLIPFAGRQWHGAGPSSLTETVAEFVANGQARSCLDFGAHVIVSPGDDMATAVPELIGQGIASFKAFTAFPGNRMLDDGQIFDLMYLLGRSGALAMVHCENGHAAVALERRLREAGRVGAGDYGRSRPSLAESEAVYRALSLAELAGCDAYIVHVSAAESLDVIRGFRDRPGPARYAETCTHYLLLTEEDQQRLGGLAKISPPIRGAADRAAIWDAVRDGTIDVVASDASGQTRAGKKPQETNFFEVPFGLPGVEHMLPLVVHGGLYEHAVGLTTLARVFCERPADIFGLGHRKGRLIPGHDGDLVVYDPFPAWTVGQQPLHGNSDYSVFDGRQVFGRPVLTVQRGRTVLHDGAVVAEPGQGEFLPAGPAAGEVAR from the coding sequence GTGTTGCCGGGCATCATCGACGCACACAACCACCCGTACTACGCCGACGACATCGAGGCGTTCTCCGTCGCGGCGGCGGCCGGGGGTGTGACGACCCTGATCCCGTTCGCCGGCCGGCAGTGGCACGGCGCCGGCCCGAGTTCGTTGACCGAAACCGTGGCCGAGTTCGTCGCCAACGGTCAGGCTCGCTCCTGCCTGGACTTCGGGGCGCACGTCATCGTGTCGCCCGGCGACGACATGGCCACGGCCGTTCCGGAACTGATCGGCCAGGGCATCGCCTCGTTCAAGGCGTTCACCGCGTTCCCGGGCAACCGGATGCTCGACGACGGGCAGATCTTCGACCTGATGTACCTGCTCGGCCGCAGCGGTGCCCTGGCGATGGTGCACTGCGAGAACGGGCACGCCGCGGTGGCCCTGGAGCGGCGACTGCGCGAGGCGGGACGGGTGGGCGCCGGGGACTACGGTCGTTCGCGCCCCAGCCTGGCCGAGTCCGAGGCGGTGTACCGGGCGCTGAGCCTGGCCGAACTGGCCGGCTGTGACGCGTACATCGTGCACGTCAGCGCGGCTGAGTCGCTGGACGTGATCCGGGGGTTCCGGGATCGGCCGGGACCGGCCCGGTACGCCGAGACGTGCACCCACTACCTGCTGCTGACCGAGGAGGACCAACAGCGGCTGGGCGGCCTGGCGAAGATCTCGCCGCCGATACGGGGCGCCGCCGACCGCGCGGCGATCTGGGATGCGGTGCGCGACGGCACGATCGACGTGGTCGCCAGCGACGCCTCCGGGCAGACCCGGGCGGGCAAGAAGCCGCAGGAGACCAACTTCTTCGAGGTGCCGTTCGGGCTGCCCGGTGTCGAACACATGCTGCCGTTGGTCGTGCACGGCGGGCTGTACGAGCACGCCGTGGGACTGACCACGCTGGCCCGCGTCTTCTGCGAGCGGCCGGCCGACATCTTCGGGCTGGGCCATCGCAAGGGGCGGCTCATCCCCGGGCACGACGGGGATCTGGTGGTCTACGACCCCTTCCCGGCCTGGACCGTGGGGCAGCAGCCGTTGCACGGCAACTCCGACTACAGCGTCTTCGACGGGCGGCAGGTGTTCGGCCGTCCCGTGCTGACCGTTCAGAGGGGGCGGACGGTGTTGCACGACGGGGCGGTCGTGGCCGAGCCCGGACAGGGTGAGTTCCTGCCCGCGGGTCCGGCGGCGGGGGAGGTCGCGCGATGA
- a CDS encoding carboxymuconolactone decarboxylase family protein: protein MTTPQLTPEGQELLDTIRRQRGGKTMATHEVLAARDPAFLNGYNEIYNAAQSDAQGLPAYVRELMVMALDIAVGGSPTVARAHGRKAVSLGATEAQVLGAVELAILVSAGRAMSYLPVIFDDESARS from the coding sequence ATGACGACTCCGCAGCTCACGCCTGAGGGGCAGGAACTGCTTGACACGATCCGTCGCCAGCGCGGTGGGAAGACCATGGCCACGCACGAGGTGCTGGCGGCGCGCGACCCGGCCTTCCTCAACGGCTACAACGAGATCTACAACGCCGCGCAGTCGGACGCGCAGGGACTGCCCGCGTACGTCCGCGAACTGATGGTGATGGCGCTGGACATCGCGGTCGGCGGCTCGCCGACGGTGGCCCGCGCGCATGGTCGCAAAGCGGTGTCGCTCGGCGCCACCGAGGCCCAGGTGCTCGGCGCGGTGGAACTCGCGATCCTGGTCAGCGCCGGGCGAGCCATGTCCTACCTGCCCGTCATCTTCG
- a CDS encoding ABC transporter permease, with product MLRALGKQLWHLAVVLLGAVTITFIALRLSGDPLDALLSAEATEQQRQSLSEQLGLDRSLPEQYWQFVVHALRGDLGQSIVTGLPASHMVSDQLAPSLLLAAVSLLVSAVVGVGLGVVAATHRGGIVDRAVGAVASVAQAAPLFWVGLVLIIIFAVRLRWLPASGMGDARYLVLPVLTLASGNLPYVLRLTRTTMLGLLEADFVRFHRAKGLAWRTIVYRHALKNCLPPVIALLGLQAGPLLGGVVVIEYVFGRSGVGTLLISSIYSRDYPVVQAAVLVLVVAVVVANTLADLTVTVIDPGCAWEGPCHERSQERIPVRGPAPAPTVSGRTGQRGGAASADRGGGPRPAARSVLSDRWGTA from the coding sequence GTGCTGAGAGCGCTGGGAAAGCAGCTGTGGCACCTGGCCGTCGTGCTGCTGGGCGCGGTGACGATCACCTTCATCGCCCTGCGGCTCAGCGGCGACCCGCTCGACGCGTTGCTGTCCGCGGAAGCCACCGAGCAGCAACGGCAGAGTCTCAGCGAGCAGCTCGGGCTGGATCGATCGCTGCCGGAGCAGTACTGGCAGTTCGTCGTGCATGCCCTGCGCGGCGACCTGGGTCAGTCCATCGTCACCGGACTGCCGGCCAGTCACATGGTGTCCGACCAACTCGCCCCGAGCCTGCTCCTGGCCGCGGTCTCGCTGTTGGTCAGCGCCGTTGTCGGGGTCGGGCTCGGGGTGGTCGCCGCCACCCATCGGGGCGGGATCGTGGACCGGGCGGTGGGTGCGGTCGCCTCGGTCGCCCAGGCCGCGCCCTTGTTCTGGGTCGGCCTCGTCCTGATCATCATCTTCGCGGTCCGGCTGCGCTGGCTGCCCGCCTCGGGCATGGGGGACGCGCGGTACCTGGTCCTGCCGGTGCTCACACTTGCCTCCGGCAACCTGCCCTACGTGCTGCGGCTGACCCGTACCACCATGCTCGGCCTGCTGGAGGCCGACTTCGTGCGGTTCCACCGGGCCAAGGGGCTGGCCTGGCGGACCATCGTCTACCGCCACGCGCTGAAGAACTGCCTGCCGCCGGTGATCGCGTTGCTCGGCCTGCAGGCCGGGCCGCTGCTGGGCGGGGTGGTCGTCATCGAGTACGTGTTCGGCCGCTCCGGCGTCGGCACGCTGCTGATCAGCTCCATCTACAGCCGGGACTACCCGGTCGTCCAGGCCGCCGTCCTCGTGCTCGTGGTCGCGGTGGTCGTCGCCAACACCCTGGCGGATCTGACCGTGACAGTGATCGATCCCGGGTGCGCGTGGGAAGGGCCATGTCATGAGCGCAGTCAGGAACGGATCCCGGTCCGTGGCCCGGCGCCTGCGCCGACTGTCTCCGGCCGGACGGGTCAGCGCGGTGGTGCTGCTTCTGCTGATCGCGGTGGCGGTCCTCGCCCCGCTGCTCGCTCCGTACTCTCCGACCGGTGGGGAACTGCGTGA
- a CDS encoding ABC transporter ATP-binding protein, protein MALGGLLPRGLRVTGGEIVFDGGDLTRCTERQLRAVRGSRIGFVFQDPSGALDPLFPVGRQIAQVVRAHLDVSRAEARRQALRLMDELEIPQAGSRYHAYPHELSGGMKQRVCIAMALAGGPDLLVADEPTTALDVTTEEAILALIRRLRAERGLALLLVTHSLPVAGAMADRLCVMYAGEVVETGVTRECLESPGHPYTEALARAARSLETSRDGYVSGIPGVVPSRVLRADRCLFEARCDYSTAECARQHPPAAPTAAGQAACWHVDRGRVGV, encoded by the coding sequence ATGGCCCTCGGTGGTCTCCTGCCCAGAGGGCTCCGGGTGACCGGAGGTGAGATCGTCTTCGACGGGGGCGATCTCACCAGGTGTACCGAACGTCAGTTGCGTGCGGTGCGGGGCAGCCGGATCGGGTTCGTCTTCCAGGACCCGTCCGGCGCTCTGGACCCCCTCTTCCCGGTCGGCCGTCAGATTGCGCAGGTGGTACGGGCGCACCTGGACGTGAGCCGGGCCGAGGCCCGACGGCAGGCCCTACGGCTGATGGACGAACTGGAGATCCCGCAGGCGGGTAGCCGGTATCACGCCTACCCGCACGAGTTGTCCGGCGGCATGAAGCAGCGCGTGTGCATCGCCATGGCGCTGGCCGGTGGGCCGGATCTCCTGGTGGCCGACGAGCCGACCACCGCCCTCGACGTGACCACGGAGGAGGCCATCCTCGCCCTGATCCGGCGCTTGCGTGCCGAGCGTGGGCTGGCACTGCTGCTGGTCACGCACAGCCTGCCGGTCGCCGGGGCGATGGCCGACCGGCTGTGCGTGATGTACGCCGGGGAGGTCGTCGAGACCGGCGTCACCCGGGAATGTCTGGAGAGCCCGGGCCATCCGTACACCGAGGCCCTGGCCCGGGCCGCGAGGTCGCTGGAGACGTCCCGAGACGGCTACGTGTCCGGCATTCCCGGGGTGGTGCCCAGCCGGGTCCTGAGGGCCGACCGTTGCCTGTTCGAGGCGCGCTGCGACTACAGCACCGCCGAGTGCGCCCGTCAGCATCCGCCGGCGGCGCCCACCGCCGCGGGCCAGGCCGCGTGCTGGCACGTCGACCGGGGGCGGGTGGGCGTGTGA
- a CDS encoding LeuA family protein, which translates to MTGPSRPELIHTSPLNFAPDVTSGEHIRPDITVTDCTLREGQQAAEVAFSPDDEVEFALALQDIGVPVMQVGYAGTDDRSVGRIRSACPRLALASLLVGWKPDALDALHSTREAGADVCSVLFRSTDAHLEKLRHTRTSAIDRVQELVAAARAAGFRDVAFGPSFSTLADVDYLFEMYRAALDAGATVISLADSTGTAKPAVVRYLAARMRTLSDTAGVRMHMHNDLGLAMANTLAGIECGADWIEVTVNGLGERAGNCALEELVVALEALYGIRLPIRSEGLYGVSELVSRLTRIPIPPMKPVVGADVFANKLEIHVIAAEADPTLMEPFDPVLAGNRRTIRLGRGTGPTGVRMKAAELGLQVADTRLPVLVTQINEWAVTHKRGVTDAEFAAMVEAEER; encoded by the coding sequence ATGACCGGGCCGTCGCGTCCCGAGCTGATCCACACGAGCCCGTTGAACTTCGCCCCGGACGTCACCTCGGGCGAACACATCCGGCCCGACATCACGGTGACCGATTGCACGCTGCGCGAGGGCCAGCAGGCGGCCGAGGTCGCGTTCTCACCGGACGACGAGGTCGAGTTCGCACTGGCGCTCCAGGACATCGGCGTACCGGTCATGCAGGTCGGCTACGCCGGGACGGACGACCGGTCGGTGGGCCGCATCCGGTCGGCCTGCCCTCGGCTGGCGCTGGCCAGCCTGCTGGTGGGCTGGAAGCCGGATGCTCTGGACGCGCTGCACTCCACCCGGGAGGCCGGGGCCGATGTGTGCTCGGTGCTCTTTCGCTCCACCGACGCGCACCTGGAGAAACTCCGGCACACCCGGACCTCGGCGATCGATCGGGTGCAGGAGTTGGTCGCCGCGGCCAGAGCCGCGGGATTCCGGGACGTCGCGTTCGGTCCGTCGTTCTCGACGCTCGCCGATGTGGACTACCTGTTCGAGATGTACCGGGCGGCCCTGGACGCGGGGGCCACCGTGATCTCGCTGGCCGACTCGACGGGCACCGCCAAACCCGCCGTGGTCCGGTACCTGGCCGCGCGGATGCGGACGTTGTCGGACACCGCCGGGGTGCGCATGCACATGCACAACGATCTCGGCCTCGCCATGGCCAACACCCTGGCCGGGATCGAGTGCGGTGCGGACTGGATCGAGGTCACCGTCAACGGGCTGGGTGAGCGCGCGGGCAACTGTGCGTTGGAGGAACTGGTCGTGGCGCTGGAGGCGCTCTACGGCATCCGGCTGCCGATCCGCTCCGAGGGGCTCTACGGCGTGAGCGAACTCGTCTCCCGGCTGACCCGGATCCCGATTCCACCGATGAAGCCGGTCGTGGGCGCCGACGTGTTCGCCAACAAGCTGGAGATCCATGTGATCGCCGCCGAGGCGGACCCGACCCTGATGGAACCGTTCGATCCGGTGCTGGCGGGCAACCGACGCACCATCCGGCTGGGCCGGGGCACCGGGCCGACCGGGGTGCGGATGAAGGCGGCCGAACTGGGCCTCCAGGTCGCCGACACGCGGCTGCCCGTACTGGTGACGCAGATCAACGAGTGGGCGGTGACGCACAAACGCGGCGTCACCGATGCCGAGTTCGCGGCCATGGTCGAAGCGGAGGAGCGATGA
- a CDS encoding ABC transporter permease, with product MVLLLLIAVAVLAPLLAPYSPTGGELRDLLRPPAWQAGGTWSFPLGTDSLGRDELSRLIYSARISLLVGLLAALIASVVGVPLGLAAGYLGGRTDSFIVGLVNIMMAFPFLLLALLVAAVAGPGLRNVLFILGLTGWPIYTRVIRSVVLELRERTFVTNARVMGLSHLRVMFRHVLPGVWPTFLVITSLQIGHMILAEAFLSFLGLGIQPPTPTWGAMLSEGRAHIYEQWWLSALPGLAILITVLCVNVLSDSVRDALAAGTSRADDAEASMSPAIPQVVAS from the coding sequence GTGGTGCTGCTTCTGCTGATCGCGGTGGCGGTCCTCGCCCCGCTGCTCGCTCCGTACTCTCCGACCGGTGGGGAACTGCGTGACCTGCTGCGTCCACCGGCCTGGCAGGCGGGCGGAACCTGGTCCTTCCCGCTGGGCACGGACAGCCTGGGCCGCGACGAACTGTCTCGGCTGATCTACAGCGCGCGAATCTCCCTCCTGGTCGGCTTGCTCGCGGCGCTCATCGCGAGCGTGGTCGGCGTTCCGCTCGGACTGGCCGCCGGATATCTGGGCGGCCGGACGGACTCGTTCATCGTGGGGCTGGTCAACATCATGATGGCCTTCCCCTTCCTGTTGCTGGCCCTGCTGGTTGCCGCCGTCGCGGGCCCCGGGCTGCGCAACGTGCTGTTCATCCTCGGTCTCACCGGGTGGCCCATCTACACCCGAGTGATCAGGTCGGTCGTGCTGGAACTGCGCGAGCGGACCTTCGTGACGAACGCGCGGGTAATGGGGCTGTCCCATCTGCGCGTCATGTTCCGGCATGTGCTGCCGGGAGTTTGGCCAACCTTCCTTGTCATCACGAGCTTGCAGATCGGCCACATGATTCTGGCCGAAGCCTTCCTGAGCTTCCTCGGTCTCGGCATCCAGCCGCCCACCCCCACCTGGGGCGCGATGCTCAGCGAAGGGCGTGCGCACATCTACGAACAATGGTGGCTTTCCGCCCTCCCCGGCCTGGCGATCCTGATCACGGTTCTGTGCGTGAACGTGCTCAGCGACAGCGTCCGAGACGCTCTGGCCGCCGGGACCTCCCGGGCGGATGACGCCGAAGCGTCCATGTCTCCCGCGATACCGCAAGTCGTCGCGAGCTGA